In one Chloroflexota bacterium genomic region, the following are encoded:
- a CDS encoding VWA domain-containing protein yields the protein MKAHFRFTLVFVILLLVTQPLMAVAAQEKPVTLHIDWVDISNFPQVTVLVSAWNADGLPLAGLAPENFSLQEDDGDAFQPITAQADLNVALSVGLVLDVSESMFGKPIEDAKAAATRFLDRLEPGDRASLIAFSSTLDPNPTSLNPSLEIAFTDHLDPIFDLVASLQPWGQTHLFNAAAKAVGLANGEPEGRRAILLLTDGRNEPAELGDPDEGIHLAQEANIPIFVIGLGKDIDEPYLRRLATETGGLFRAAPSSSELGHLFTDMATLLKTQYTLTFESSLPYDGLVHTLNLTLDTTLGSDSQSIEFGPLPYVSPTPTITQTSVPTETPLPTATTTPSPTPTNTATATATVTATATATLTPTPTPIPTFVERVEGSFSIWCPGLLVLGLAALLLIIFRRKPKQKEEKCAKCGFDMTGKPGACPQCGETRRLPKFKQ from the coding sequence ATGAAGGCACACTTTCGTTTTACGCTTGTATTTGTAATCCTGTTGTTGGTGACTCAGCCCTTAATGGCGGTTGCGGCTCAAGAAAAGCCCGTCACCCTGCATATTGATTGGGTGGATATTTCCAATTTCCCGCAGGTCACTGTATTAGTGAGCGCCTGGAATGCCGATGGCCTGCCATTGGCTGGGCTTGCTCCCGAGAATTTTTCGCTGCAAGAAGATGATGGCGATGCATTCCAGCCCATCACTGCGCAAGCCGACCTGAATGTGGCGCTTTCGGTTGGGCTGGTGCTGGATGTATCCGAAAGCATGTTCGGCAAGCCGATTGAAGACGCCAAAGCCGCGGCCACGCGTTTCCTGGATCGTCTTGAGCCGGGGGACAGGGCATCCCTGATCGCATTTTCCAGCACCCTGGATCCCAACCCCACTTCCCTGAATCCAAGCCTGGAGATTGCATTCACCGATCATCTGGACCCGATTTTTGATCTGGTTGCCAGCCTGCAACCCTGGGGTCAAACCCACCTCTTTAATGCGGCAGCCAAAGCGGTGGGTTTAGCCAATGGCGAGCCTGAAGGTCGCCGGGCTATTTTACTCCTGACGGATGGCCGTAATGAGCCAGCCGAACTTGGCGATCCGGATGAAGGCATCCACCTGGCTCAAGAAGCGAATATCCCCATCTTTGTGATTGGCCTGGGCAAAGATATCGATGAACCTTACCTGCGCCGTTTGGCAACGGAGACCGGTGGCCTGTTTCGGGCTGCCCCGAGTTCATCGGAATTGGGCCATCTCTTTACGGATATGGCAACGTTGTTGAAAACCCAATACACCCTGACCTTCGAGTCGAGTCTGCCGTACGACGGGCTGGTGCATACATTAAACTTGACTCTCGATACAACCTTGGGCAGCGATTCGCAAAGCATCGAGTTTGGCCCCTTGCCGTATGTATCCCCGACGCCCACAATCACCCAGACTTCCGTCCCAACGGAGACGCCGCTGCCTACTGCGACGACAACCCCCAGCCCCACGCCGACGAATACAGCCACGGCGACCGCGACGGTCACAGCCACCGCGACAGCAACGCTCACCCCAACCCCAACGCCTATACCCACCTTTGTTGAGCGAGTGGAGGGTAGTTTTTCAATCTGGTGTCCGGGTTTACTCGTGCTTGGTTTGGCGGCCCTGTTGCTGATTATCTTCCGGCGCAAGCCAAAGCAGAAAGAAGAAAAATGTGCCAAATGCGGCTTCGATATGACCGGCAAACCCGGCGCCTGCCCGCAGTGTGGCGAAACGCGGCGACTGCCGAAGTTTAAGCAGTGA
- a CDS encoding protein kinase, with protein sequence MRYQPGQTLLDKYRIEAHIGRGAFADVYHVTHLELNAPRAIKVLHRDEPGLGSTQYQDYQQRFRLEAQLGAKINHPNVVRIYDFEKDADTLLLVMEYAAGGSLSKRLKTMEATKQHMSVLSALRVSEEIAAGLSALHKKDIVHRDIKPSNILFDTDGVAKVADLGLVQIPGGPSMRSQISETASHPGTPGYMSPEQETTSAYLKPSSDVYALGATLFQLLTGRLYASQKTGQTASVLREDVPTQVDELLAKLLAKDADMRPWGGAEALTLIQAAQNSKKEILTKSGVGVSMPVKEKNIPGGYALAIVGVLVLIAGGLWFAFGDFSRSEEYPTPELYTSVMLGEFNLAVAEFIIDQGNLDAETGLAVSQQIYQRIDKSLQEITQAVDMLYEVRGPDQIGPIAGATAEKRADSAAKLAQQINADLVIYGTISDDGTSQTITPELYISERLFSLIPEFLGRHPLGEAIRIPGGAGSLVSRVEANRDIAGRGQAIAYIATGASLFSLMEYEDAFSFFEIALQADGWEGDTGKESLYLMLGNAAGKLERVDDAENYFNLALVANPQYARAYIGLGETYFVRALGIPPVNTFSEISQSDLNLAEEQYLAALSATDQPPTADIPVKVDFGMGRLSLVRYQILGTQSLLTDASTHFQAVVDAAEIGNTRIAEFVAQSHGHLGSVAVLSADLDTAQHEYQIAAEISQSPRAKAAFWAQLGSIYQQLGDTNLAIDAYQQAVAITLDEDARQKYQQALAEIENR encoded by the coding sequence ATGCGCTATCAACCCGGTCAAACTCTGCTGGATAAATATCGCATTGAAGCGCATATTGGACGTGGGGCGTTCGCAGATGTGTATCATGTTACACATCTGGAACTTAACGCACCTAGAGCCATTAAGGTTCTGCATCGTGATGAACCTGGGTTGGGCAGTACGCAATATCAGGATTATCAGCAGCGATTTCGTCTCGAAGCACAATTGGGAGCCAAAATTAATCATCCCAATGTTGTGCGTATCTATGATTTTGAAAAGGATGCTGATACGCTGCTTTTGGTGATGGAATACGCGGCGGGTGGCTCTCTCAGTAAACGCCTGAAAACTATGGAAGCCACAAAGCAGCATATGTCAGTTCTGTCTGCTTTGCGCGTTTCAGAAGAAATTGCTGCGGGCTTGAGCGCATTGCACAAAAAAGATATTGTGCATCGTGACATCAAACCCAGTAATATCCTTTTCGATACCGATGGAGTGGCAAAGGTGGCTGATCTGGGTTTAGTGCAGATCCCTGGCGGGCCAAGCATGCGCTCGCAAATCAGTGAAACCGCCTCACATCCAGGTACGCCAGGATACATGAGTCCAGAGCAGGAAACCACATCGGCCTATTTGAAACCCTCATCGGATGTCTATGCTTTGGGTGCTACCTTATTTCAGCTCTTAACTGGAAGGTTGTATGCCAGCCAAAAGACAGGACAGACCGCGAGTGTGTTGCGGGAAGATGTTCCCACTCAGGTGGATGAACTTCTGGCGAAGCTATTAGCGAAGGATGCTGATATGCGTCCCTGGGGTGGCGCAGAAGCCCTGACGCTCATTCAGGCTGCACAAAATAGCAAAAAAGAAATCTTGACCAAGTCTGGAGTGGGTGTTTCGATGCCCGTAAAGGAGAAAAACATACCAGGGGGATATGCCCTGGCAATTGTGGGGGTTCTTGTGCTCATCGCCGGGGGGCTTTGGTTTGCGTTTGGGGACTTCTCCCGTAGTGAAGAATACCCTACCCCAGAGCTTTATACTTCCGTGATGTTAGGTGAATTCAATCTGGCGGTTGCTGAGTTCATAATTGATCAGGGAAATTTGGACGCGGAAACGGGCCTGGCCGTATCGCAACAAATATATCAGCGCATTGATAAGAGTTTGCAGGAAATTACCCAAGCAGTAGATATGCTCTATGAAGTACGCGGTCCCGATCAAATTGGTCCGATAGCTGGAGCAACAGCCGAAAAGCGTGCTGATTCAGCAGCAAAACTGGCTCAACAAATAAACGCGGACCTTGTTATCTACGGGACTATTTCTGATGATGGCACAAGTCAAACGATTACTCCAGAACTGTATATTTCAGAACGCTTATTTAGCCTTATCCCGGAATTTTTGGGGCGTCATCCATTGGGTGAAGCCATCCGCATCCCCGGTGGGGCAGGTAGTTTGGTGAGCCGGGTTGAGGCCAACCGGGATATTGCTGGCCGGGGACAGGCGATTGCGTATATTGCTACGGGGGCATCATTGTTTAGCCTTATGGAGTATGAAGATGCATTCTCGTTCTTTGAAATTGCCTTGCAAGCAGATGGGTGGGAGGGGGATACGGGCAAAGAGAGCTTATATCTCATGCTGGGGAATGCTGCCGGGAAGCTGGAGCGTGTTGACGATGCAGAGAATTACTTTAATCTTGCGTTGGTGGCAAATCCACAATATGCGCGTGCCTATATTGGTCTTGGTGAAACCTATTTTGTGCGAGCGTTGGGTATTCCCCCTGTAAATACTTTTTCAGAAATTTCACAGTCTGATCTGAATTTGGCCGAAGAACAATATTTAGCCGCGCTATCAGCTACGGACCAGCCCCCTACGGCAGATATTCCTGTCAAAGTTGATTTTGGCATGGGACGATTATCCCTGGTGCGTTATCAAATTCTGGGGACGCAATCGTTGTTGACGGATGCTTCTACACATTTTCAAGCTGTCGTTGATGCTGCCGAAATAGGCAATACGCGCATAGCAGAATTTGTTGCCCAATCACACGGGCATCTTGGTTCGGTTGCCGTACTCTCTGCTGATCTTGATACGGCTCAACACGAATATCAAATTGCAGCAGAAATTTCTCAATCGCCGCGTGCAAAAGCGGCTTTTTGGGCGCAGTTGGGGAGTATTTATCAGCAATTGGGTGATACCAATTTGGCTATTGACGCTTACCAACAAGCGGTTGCCATTACGTTAGATGAAGATGCACGTCAAAAATACCAACAAGCACTTGCTGAAATTGAGAATCGCTGA